The following coding sequences are from one Oncorhynchus clarkii lewisi isolate Uvic-CL-2024 chromosome 20, UVic_Ocla_1.0, whole genome shotgun sequence window:
- the LOC139377180 gene encoding uncharacterized protein in mobD 3'region-like, which yields MKELSSSLSGSSLTSSSLSGANLSDSSLSSSILSGIILSGTNLSGSSLSSSILSGTNLSGSSLSSSILSGTNLSGSSLSSSIISGTNLSDSNLRNSSLSNSSLSSSSLSHSSLSSSSLSNSSLSCVVVERER from the exons ATGAAAG AGTTGTCCAGCAGCCTCAGCGGTAGCAGCCTCACTAGTAGCAGCCTCAGTGGTGCCAACCTCAGCGACAGCAGCCTCAGCAGTAGCATCCTCAGCGGTATCATCCTCAGTGGTACCAACCTCAGCGGTAGCAGCCTCAGCAGTAGCATCCTCAGTGGTACCAACCTCAGCGGTAGCAGCCTCAGCAGTAGCATCCTCAGTGGTACCAACCTCAGCGGTAGCAGCCTCAGCAGTAGCATCATCAGTGGTACCAACCTCAGCGACAGCAACCTCAGAAACAGCAGCCTCAGCAACAGCAGCCTCAGCAGTAGCAGCCTCAGCCACAGCAGCCTCAGCAGTAGCAGCCTCAGCAACAGCAGCCTCAGCTGtgtggtggtggagagggagagatga